A genomic window from Streptomyces sp. 846.5 includes:
- a CDS encoding ATP/GTP-binding protein, translating into MDFGSSRPAAPFAPAPPAPHRATTSAKIVVAGGFGVGKTTLVGAVSEINPLRTEAVMTSASAGIDDLTHISGKTTTTVAMDFGRITLDEDLILYLFGTPGQDRFWFMWDDLVRGAIGAVVLVDTRRLADCFPAIDYFENSGLPFVVALNAFDGNQTHNPDEVREALQLGPDTPVITTDARRRDSAKSALITLVEHALLARLR; encoded by the coding sequence GTGGACTTCGGAAGCTCTAGGCCCGCGGCGCCCTTCGCGCCGGCCCCACCCGCCCCGCACCGGGCCACCACCTCGGCGAAGATCGTCGTGGCCGGCGGCTTCGGGGTGGGCAAGACGACCCTGGTCGGCGCGGTCTCCGAGATCAACCCGCTGCGCACCGAGGCCGTGATGACCAGCGCCTCGGCCGGCATCGACGACCTGACGCACATCAGCGGGAAGACCACCACCACGGTGGCCATGGACTTCGGTCGCATCACCCTGGACGAGGACCTGATCCTCTACCTGTTCGGCACCCCCGGACAGGACCGCTTCTGGTTCATGTGGGACGACCTGGTCCGCGGCGCCATCGGCGCCGTCGTCCTGGTCGACACCCGCCGCCTCGCCGACTGCTTCCCCGCCATCGACTACTTCGAAAACAGCGGACTGCCCTTCGTCGTCGCCCTCAACGCCTTCGACGGCAACCAGACCCACAACCCCGACGAAGTCCGCGAAGCCCTCCAACTCGGCCCCGACACCCCCGTCATCACCACCGACGCCCGCCGCCGCGACAGCGCCAAATCCGCACTCATCACCCTCGTCGAACACGCACTCCTCGCCCGACTCCGCTGA
- a CDS encoding nitrate- and nitrite sensing domain-containing protein has translation MRQKQADPGPRQAEPQPVDGGGSSWAFRHWRVPTRLTAIVLVPVVTGLVFAGLRVKDQLDLASTAGQNEKVAILVRDAGTVADDLETERDLAVIPQMMGDHQNAQVLAARKKTDADIAVMDADAAQVKPDLQISTDLSNFHATAAKTLNNLRDKGYDVTSQTYSPVATEVAYSNIYLGLLGLDNELAFGDKNINSRGRELFALSLEKESTATERNLVTIALMYDKMPSQLADAIQVAGRLTQVTEQQVLLSGVPSDLKLYQQTVIGQGIASAEGTLLAMAGKPSLKSSGITPVSWYTLASQKTGQERKVETAITSQVLADAHQAKQDANQQAITIGAEALALVLLAGALAYLMGRSMVRGMRTLRDSATGIATDRLPDLVRKLSKTDPERVDTTVRPIPLTGRDEIGEVARAFDEVHREAIRLASEQAMLRGNVNAIFTNLSRRSQSLIERQLSLITDLENNEADPDQLESLFKLDHLATRMRRNGENLLVLAGESAGREWSDPIPLVDVLRAAASEVEQYERIELSGIPETDVIGPAVTDMVHLLAELLENATTFSSPQTRVKVTATRLPDQRVLVEIHDKGIGLTAADFAEINAKLADPPTVDASVSRQMGLFVVGRLAERHAIRVQLRPSGESAGTTSLVMIPDHLTQLPRAAEPEEQFTVSRIYGEPEAGPYAESGQLTASELGFDDSRYDRPAVDVPAAVAPDHLMQRTMRLGQRREQAALEGPGEGAPAAQQPSAPAPAPQPGETYEPYPDSYVPEFDGFDARPAAASYPAPDAGYEAGSYTAADFDTYGAGNGTANGNGNGNGRQYQQQDQYQPDPSYDTPQFSTAQYGQDPYVPEQYQAYQPDQYGHQQYPDSTSEPQYGHPYYPETPQPAPAPAPEAPVAPLPPASRPAANNAPAALPQRPSSPVPSPPGGSANGSLPTRRPGQALGGGRAIGDREAGERPNWFTGAREDGDPATVAMPSLSLPTVPAEPVAGGTTPAGLPRRVPRQNLLPGNVQEPSSAVPDASPQLSRSPEEVRGRLTNLRRGIQQGHNAGDTPSPDQHGAAGLFGGPNHPER, from the coding sequence GTGAGGCAGAAGCAGGCAGACCCTGGACCGCGGCAGGCCGAGCCCCAGCCCGTGGACGGCGGTGGCTCCAGCTGGGCCTTCCGCCACTGGCGCGTGCCCACCCGGCTGACGGCCATCGTGCTGGTCCCCGTGGTCACCGGACTGGTCTTCGCGGGGCTGCGCGTCAAGGACCAACTGGACCTCGCCAGCACCGCCGGGCAGAACGAGAAGGTCGCCATCCTGGTCCGGGACGCCGGCACGGTGGCCGATGACCTCGAGACCGAGCGCGACCTCGCGGTCATCCCGCAGATGATGGGCGACCATCAGAACGCCCAAGTGCTGGCCGCGCGCAAGAAGACGGACGCGGACATCGCGGTGATGGACGCCGACGCCGCACAGGTCAAGCCCGACCTGCAGATCAGCACCGACCTCAGCAACTTCCACGCCACGGCCGCCAAGACTCTCAACAACCTGCGGGACAAGGGCTACGACGTCACCAGCCAGACCTACAGCCCGGTCGCCACCGAGGTGGCGTACTCCAACATCTACCTGGGCCTGCTGGGGCTGGACAACGAACTCGCCTTCGGCGACAAGAACATCAACAGCCGCGGTCGTGAGCTCTTCGCGCTGAGCCTGGAGAAGGAGTCCACCGCGACCGAGCGCAACCTGGTCACCATCGCGCTGATGTACGACAAGATGCCGTCGCAGCTCGCGGACGCGATCCAGGTGGCCGGGCGCCTCACCCAGGTCACCGAGCAGCAGGTGCTGCTCTCCGGTGTCCCCTCGGACCTCAAGCTCTACCAGCAGACCGTGATCGGCCAAGGCATCGCCTCGGCCGAGGGCACCCTGCTGGCGATGGCGGGCAAGCCCTCGCTCAAGTCCTCCGGGATCACCCCGGTCTCCTGGTACACCCTGGCCAGCCAGAAGACCGGCCAGGAACGCAAGGTCGAGACGGCCATCACCAGCCAGGTCCTCGCCGACGCGCACCAGGCCAAGCAGGACGCCAACCAGCAGGCCATCACCATCGGCGCCGAGGCGCTGGCGCTGGTGCTGCTGGCCGGCGCGCTGGCCTACCTGATGGGCCGCTCGATGGTGCGCGGTATGCGTACCCTGCGCGACAGCGCCACCGGCATCGCCACCGACCGGCTGCCGGACCTGGTCCGCAAGCTCTCCAAGACCGACCCCGAGCGCGTCGACACCACCGTCCGGCCGATCCCGCTGACCGGCCGTGACGAGATCGGCGAGGTCGCCCGGGCGTTCGACGAGGTCCACCGCGAGGCCATCCGACTGGCCTCCGAGCAGGCCATGCTCCGCGGGAACGTCAACGCGATCTTCACCAACCTGTCCCGTCGCTCCCAGAGCCTGATCGAGCGTCAGCTGTCGCTGATCACCGACCTGGAGAACAACGAGGCGGACCCGGACCAGCTGGAGAGCCTGTTCAAGCTGGACCACCTGGCCACCCGTATGCGCCGCAACGGCGAGAACCTGCTGGTCCTCGCGGGCGAGTCGGCGGGCCGCGAGTGGAGCGACCCGATCCCGCTGGTGGACGTGCTCCGCGCGGCCGCCTCCGAGGTGGAGCAGTACGAGCGCATCGAGCTCAGCGGCATACCCGAGACCGACGTCATCGGTCCGGCCGTGACCGACATGGTGCACCTCCTCGCGGAGCTGCTGGAGAACGCCACCACCTTCTCCAGCCCGCAGACCCGGGTGAAGGTCACCGCCACCCGGCTGCCGGACCAGCGGGTGCTGGTCGAGATCCACGACAAGGGCATCGGCCTCACCGCCGCCGACTTCGCCGAGATCAACGCCAAGCTGGCCGACCCGCCCACGGTCGACGCCTCGGTCTCCCGCCAGATGGGCCTGTTCGTGGTCGGCCGGCTGGCCGAGCGCCACGCCATCCGGGTCCAGCTGCGTCCCTCCGGCGAGTCCGCCGGCACCACCTCGCTGGTGATGATCCCGGACCACCTCACCCAGCTGCCCCGGGCCGCCGAGCCCGAGGAGCAGTTCACCGTCTCCCGGATCTACGGCGAGCCCGAGGCGGGCCCGTACGCGGAGTCCGGCCAGCTGACCGCCAGCGAACTGGGCTTCGACGACAGCCGCTACGACCGTCCCGCCGTGGACGTGCCGGCCGCCGTCGCCCCCGACCACCTGATGCAGCGCACCATGCGGCTCGGCCAGCGGCGCGAGCAGGCGGCGCTGGAGGGCCCGGGCGAGGGCGCACCGGCCGCGCAGCAGCCGTCGGCCCCGGCCCCCGCGCCGCAGCCGGGAGAGACGTACGAGCCCTACCCCGACTCCTACGTCCCCGAGTTCGACGGCTTCGACGCCCGGCCGGCCGCCGCCTCCTACCCCGCGCCCGACGCCGGCTACGAGGCGGGCAGCTACACCGCCGCCGACTTCGACACCTACGGCGCCGGGAACGGGACCGCGAACGGGAACGGGAACGGGAACGGTCGGCAGTACCAGCAGCAGGACCAGTACCAGCCCGACCCCTCGTACGACACCCCGCAGTTCAGCACCGCGCAGTACGGCCAGGACCCGTACGTCCCCGAGCAGTACCAGGCCTACCAGCCGGACCAGTACGGTCACCAGCAGTACCCCGACAGCACCTCCGAGCCCCAGTACGGTCACCCGTACTACCCGGAGACCCCGCAACCCGCCCCAGCACCTGCCCCCGAGGCGCCCGTGGCTCCCCTCCCCCCCGCATCCCGTCCGGCGGCCAACAACGCGCCGGCGGCCCTGCCCCAGCGGCCCAGCTCCCCGGTTCCGTCTCCCCCGGGCGGCTCCGCGAACGGCTCGCTCCCCACCCGCCGTCCCGGCCAGGCACTGGGCGGCGGCCGGGCGATCGGCGACCGAGAGGCCGGTGAACGGCCCAACTGGTTCACCGGAGCCCGCGAGGACGGCGACCCGGCCACGGTGGCCATGCCGTCCCTCTCGCTCCCGACCGTGCCCGCGGAGCCCGTCGCCGGGGGTACCACCCCGGCCGGACTCCCGCGTCGCGTACCCCGCCAGAACCTGCTTCCCGGCAATGTCCAGGAGCCGAGCAGCGCAGTACCGGACGCCTCCCCACAGCTGTCCCGTTCCCCCGAGGAGGTCCGCGGCCGGCTCACCAACCTGCGCCGCGGCATCCAGCAGGGGCACAACGCAGGCGACACCCCTTCCCCCGACCAGCACGGGGCAGCCGGACTCTTCGGCGGCCCGAACCACCCGGAGCGTTAG
- a CDS encoding roadblock/LC7 domain-containing protein — protein sequence MSQMSQAAQNLNWLITNFVDNTPGVSHTVVVSADGLLLAMSEGFPRDRADQLAAVASGLTSLTQGASRIFEGGRVTQTVVEMERGFLFIMAVSDGSSLAVLASPDSDIGLVGYEMALLVDRAGTVLTPALRAELQGSLLH from the coding sequence ATGAGCCAGATGTCCCAGGCGGCACAGAACCTCAACTGGTTGATCACCAACTTCGTGGACAACACCCCCGGGGTGTCGCACACGGTGGTGGTCTCCGCCGACGGCCTCCTGCTCGCCATGTCCGAGGGCTTCCCGCGGGACCGTGCCGACCAGCTGGCCGCGGTCGCCTCCGGGCTGACCTCGCTCACCCAGGGCGCCTCCCGGATCTTCGAAGGCGGCCGGGTCACCCAGACCGTGGTCGAGATGGAACGCGGCTTCCTGTTCATCATGGCCGTCTCCGACGGATCCTCACTCGCCGTCCTCGCCTCCCCCGACAGCGACATCGGCCTGGTCGGCTACGAAATGGCCCTCCTCGTCGACCGTGCCGGTACCGTACTCACCCCCGCGCTCCGCGCCGAGCTCCAAGGCAGCCTGCTCCACTGA
- a CDS encoding DUF742 domain-containing protein, with product MTPPEDQNGQYGTGYPGSGHDAFGGPGGGYAPGYPSYEQEQRNGYGGNPYQENPYSNGNGQAPRGNPEPNAPTTSGTGSGYNSRPSYADDWTRQPAQEPEMDEEPLIRPYAMTGGRTRPRYQLAIEALVSTTAPPERIGTLLPEHQRICGLCLEIKSVAEISALLSMPLGVARILVADLAESGLVAIHQPAAGGESGGTPDVTLLERVLSGLRKL from the coding sequence GTGACACCGCCCGAGGACCAGAACGGCCAGTACGGCACCGGCTACCCCGGTTCAGGCCACGATGCGTTCGGTGGTCCCGGCGGCGGCTACGCCCCGGGCTACCCCAGCTATGAGCAGGAGCAGCGCAACGGCTACGGCGGCAACCCGTACCAGGAGAACCCCTACTCCAACGGCAACGGCCAGGCGCCCCGGGGGAACCCCGAGCCCAACGCGCCCACCACCAGCGGCACCGGATCCGGCTACAACAGCCGTCCGTCGTACGCCGACGACTGGACCCGGCAGCCGGCCCAGGAACCGGAGATGGACGAGGAGCCGCTGATCCGGCCCTACGCCATGACCGGCGGACGGACCCGGCCGCGCTACCAGCTCGCCATCGAGGCCCTGGTCTCCACCACCGCGCCGCCCGAGCGGATCGGCACGCTGCTCCCCGAACACCAACGGATCTGCGGTCTCTGCCTGGAGATCAAGTCCGTGGCCGAGATCTCGGCTCTGCTTTCCATGCCTCTCGGCGTGGCCCGCATCCTCGTCGCCGACCTGGCCGAATCCGGTCTGGTCGCGATCCACCAACCCGCTGCCGGAGGCGAATCCGGCGGCACGCCAGACGTGACACTGCTCGAAAGGGTGCTCAGTGGACTTCGCAAGCTCTAG
- a CDS encoding ATP/GTP-binding protein has translation MDFASSRPAPPAAATGARTTTSAKIVVAGGFGVGKTTLVGAVSEINPLRTEAVMTSASAGIDDLSHVADKTTTTVAMDFGRITLDEDLILYLFGTPGQDRFWFMWDDLVRGAIGAVVLVDTRRLADCFPAIDYFENSGLPFVVALNAFDGNQTHNPDEVREALQLGPDTPVITTDARRRDSAKSALITLVEHALLARLR, from the coding sequence GTGGACTTCGCAAGCTCTAGGCCCGCGCCACCGGCGGCCGCCACCGGAGCCCGCACGACCACCTCGGCGAAGATCGTCGTGGCCGGCGGCTTCGGGGTGGGCAAGACGACCCTGGTCGGCGCGGTCTCCGAGATCAACCCGCTGCGCACCGAGGCCGTGATGACCAGCGCCTCGGCCGGCATCGACGACCTCAGCCATGTGGCCGACAAGACCACGACCACGGTCGCGATGGACTTCGGTCGCATCACCCTGGACGAGGACCTGATCCTCTACCTGTTCGGCACCCCCGGACAGGACCGCTTCTGGTTCATGTGGGACGACCTGGTCCGCGGCGCCATCGGCGCCGTCGTCCTGGTCGACACCCGCCGCCTCGCCGACTGCTTCCCCGCCATCGACTACTTCGAAAACAGCGGACTGCCCTTCGTCGTCGCCCTCAACGCCTTCGACGGCAACCAGACCCACAACCCCGACGAAGTCCGCGAAGCCCTCCAACTCGGCCCCGACACCCCCGTCATCACCACCGACGCCCGCCGCCGCGACAGCGCCAAATCCGCACTCATCACCCTCGTCGAACACGCACTCCTCGCCCGACTCCGCTGA
- the cimA gene encoding citramalate synthase, producing MTLSDDFHVFDTTLRDGAQREGINLTVADKLTIARHLDDFGVGFIEGGWPGANPRDTEFFARAAAELQLRNAQLVAFGATRRAGGEAATDAQLAALVASGAPVVTLVAKSHDRHVELALRTTLDENLEMVRDSVEFLRAQGRRVFIDCEHFFDGYKANRDYALAVVRTAHRAGADVVVLCDTNGGMLPTGVRAIVADVLAETGARLGMHAQDDTGCAVANTLAAVDAGATHVQCTANGYGERVGNANLFPVTAALELKLDRRVLPAGKLTEMTRISHAIAEVVNLTPSTHQPYVGVSAFAHKAGLHASAIKVDPDLYQHTDPALVGNSMRMLVSDMAGRASVELKAKELGYDVSDDRETVGRVVETVKARELQGYTYEAADASFELLLRDEINGNRARFFTLESWRTIVEQAADGSQANEATVKLHAKGERIIATGEGNGPVHALDVALRAALERFYPQLAALELVDYKVRILEGEHGTRSQTRVLVTTSNGQDEWSTVGVAENVIGASWQALEDAYTFGLLRAGLEP from the coding sequence ATGACCCTCAGCGACGACTTCCATGTCTTCGACACCACCCTGCGCGACGGTGCGCAGCGCGAGGGCATCAACCTCACCGTCGCCGACAAGCTGACCATCGCCCGGCATCTGGACGACTTCGGCGTCGGCTTCATCGAGGGCGGCTGGCCCGGCGCCAACCCCCGTGACACCGAGTTCTTCGCCCGCGCCGCCGCCGAGCTGCAGCTGCGGAACGCCCAGTTGGTGGCCTTCGGCGCCACCCGCAGGGCCGGCGGCGAGGCCGCCACCGACGCCCAGCTCGCCGCCCTGGTCGCCTCCGGCGCGCCCGTGGTGACCCTGGTCGCCAAGTCGCACGACCGCCATGTCGAGCTGGCGCTGCGCACCACCCTGGACGAGAACCTGGAGATGGTCCGTGACAGCGTGGAGTTCCTGCGCGCGCAGGGCCGCCGCGTCTTCATCGACTGCGAGCACTTCTTCGACGGCTACAAGGCCAACCGCGACTACGCCCTCGCCGTGGTCCGCACCGCGCACCGGGCCGGGGCCGACGTGGTGGTGCTCTGCGACACCAACGGCGGGATGCTCCCGACCGGGGTCCGCGCCATCGTCGCGGACGTCCTCGCCGAGACGGGCGCCCGGCTGGGCATGCACGCCCAGGACGACACCGGCTGTGCGGTGGCCAACACCCTCGCTGCCGTCGACGCCGGTGCCACCCACGTGCAGTGCACCGCCAACGGTTACGGCGAGCGGGTCGGCAACGCCAACCTCTTCCCGGTGACCGCCGCGCTGGAGCTGAAGCTCGACCGGCGGGTGCTGCCGGCCGGCAAGCTCACCGAGATGACCCGGATCTCGCACGCCATCGCCGAGGTCGTCAACCTCACGCCCTCCACCCACCAGCCCTATGTCGGGGTCTCCGCCTTCGCCCACAAGGCCGGGCTGCACGCCTCCGCCATCAAGGTCGACCCGGACCTCTACCAGCACACCGACCCGGCCCTGGTCGGCAACTCGATGCGGATGCTGGTCTCGGACATGGCCGGCCGGGCCTCGGTCGAGCTCAAGGCCAAGGAGCTCGGCTACGACGTCTCCGACGACCGGGAGACGGTCGGCCGGGTGGTGGAGACCGTCAAGGCCCGTGAGCTCCAGGGCTACACCTACGAGGCCGCCGACGCCTCGTTCGAGCTGCTGCTGCGGGACGAGATCAACGGCAACCGGGCGCGCTTCTTCACCCTGGAGTCCTGGCGCACCATCGTCGAGCAGGCGGCGGACGGCAGCCAGGCCAACGAGGCCACGGTGAAGCTGCACGCCAAGGGCGAGCGGATCATCGCCACCGGCGAGGGCAACGGCCCGGTGCACGCCCTGGACGTGGCGCTGCGCGCGGCGCTGGAGCGGTTCTACCCGCAGCTCGCCGCCCTGGAGCTGGTGGACTACAAGGTCCGCATCCTGGAGGGCGAGCACGGCACCCGCTCGCAGACCCGGGTCCTGGTGACCACCAGCAACGGCCAGGACGAGTGGTCCACGGTCGGGGTGGCGGAGAACGTGATCGGCGCCTCCTGGCAGGCACTTGAGGACGCCTACACCTTCGGCCTGCTCCGCGCGGGGCTGGAGCCCTAG
- a CDS encoding branched-chain amino acid aminotransferase: protein MTSPTEPIEIELKPSAHPLSDAERQARLANPGFGRYFTDNMVTIRWTEGRGWHDAQLVPYGPIELDPATAILHYGQSIFEGLKAYRTADGGIQTFRPYANAARFQSSARRLAMAELPQETFVAAVEALVQQDQAWVPSEGEASLYLRPFMIATEVGLGVRPANEYLFMLIASPAGAYFPGGVEPVSVWLSEEYVRAAPGGTGAAKCGGNYAASLVAQAQAAAQGCDQVVWLDAIERRWIEEMGGMNLYFVFGEGEDARIVTPELSGSLLPGITRDSLLTIAADLGYATEERKISTEEWRDGNADGTLTEVFACGTAAVITPVGSVKSARGDWTVGDGTPGPVTMRLRESLLALQTGHREDTHNWMHRIA from the coding sequence ATGACCTCCCCGACGGAGCCCATCGAGATCGAGCTGAAGCCCTCGGCTCACCCGCTTTCCGACGCCGAGCGGCAGGCCCGCCTGGCCAACCCGGGCTTCGGCCGCTACTTCACCGACAACATGGTGACCATCCGCTGGACCGAGGGCCGCGGCTGGCACGACGCCCAGCTCGTCCCGTACGGACCGATCGAGCTGGATCCGGCCACGGCGATCCTGCACTACGGCCAGTCGATCTTCGAGGGCCTCAAGGCGTACCGCACCGCCGACGGCGGCATCCAGACCTTCCGCCCGTACGCCAACGCCGCCCGTTTCCAGTCCTCCGCCCGCCGGCTGGCCATGGCCGAGCTGCCGCAGGAGACCTTCGTCGCCGCGGTCGAGGCCCTGGTCCAGCAGGACCAGGCCTGGGTCCCGAGCGAGGGCGAGGCCAGCCTCTACCTCCGTCCCTTCATGATCGCGACCGAGGTCGGGCTGGGCGTCCGCCCCGCCAACGAGTACCTGTTCATGCTGATCGCCTCCCCGGCCGGGGCCTACTTCCCCGGCGGCGTCGAGCCGGTCTCGGTCTGGCTCTCCGAGGAGTACGTCCGCGCGGCGCCCGGCGGCACCGGCGCGGCGAAGTGCGGCGGCAACTACGCCGCGTCGCTGGTCGCCCAGGCCCAGGCGGCGGCGCAGGGGTGCGACCAGGTGGTCTGGCTGGACGCGATCGAGCGCCGCTGGATCGAGGAGATGGGCGGGATGAACCTCTACTTCGTCTTCGGCGAGGGCGAGGACGCCCGTATCGTCACCCCCGAGCTCTCCGGCTCGCTGCTGCCGGGCATCACCCGCGACTCGCTGCTCACCATCGCGGCGGACCTCGGCTACGCGACCGAGGAGCGGAAGATCTCCACCGAGGAGTGGCGCGACGGGAACGCGGACGGCACCCTCACCGAGGTCTTCGCCTGCGGCACGGCTGCGGTGATCACCCCGGTCGGCTCGGTCAAGTCCGCCCGCGGCGACTGGACCGTCGGCGACGGCACCCCCGGCCCGGTCACCATGCGCCTCCGCGAGTCCCTGCTGGCGCTCCAGACCGGCCACCGCGAGGACACCCACAACTGGATGCACCGAATCGCCTGA
- a CDS encoding 3-isopropylmalate dehydrogenase: MSRTLRLAVIPGDGIGQEVVAEGLKVLTAVLPADTKVESTEYDLGARRYHATGETLPESVLEELKNNDAILLGAIGDPSVPSGVLERGLLLKLRFAFDHHVNLRPGKLFPGVASPLAGEPVIDFVVVREGTEGPYVGNGGTLRTGTPQEIATEVSLNTAFGIERVVRDAFARAQARPRKKLTLVHKNNVLVHAGHLWTRIFNQVATEFPEVSTDYLHVDAATIFFVTQPERFDVIVTDNLFGDIITDLAAAVTGGIGLAASGNINPSGEFPSMFEPVHGSAPDIAGQGKADPTATVLSVAMLLQHLGLTDEAARIETAVAADLAERVGRPARSTSEVGDALAARVAG, from the coding sequence ATGTCTCGCACTCTCCGCCTCGCAGTGATCCCCGGTGACGGCATCGGCCAGGAAGTCGTCGCCGAAGGACTCAAGGTCCTGACCGCCGTCCTCCCCGCCGACACCAAGGTGGAGAGCACCGAGTACGACCTCGGCGCGCGCCGCTACCACGCCACCGGCGAGACCCTGCCGGAGAGCGTGCTGGAGGAGCTCAAGAACAACGACGCCATCCTCCTCGGCGCTATCGGCGACCCCTCCGTGCCCTCCGGGGTGCTGGAGCGCGGGCTGCTGCTGAAGCTGCGCTTCGCCTTCGACCACCACGTCAACCTGCGCCCCGGCAAGCTCTTCCCGGGTGTCGCCTCCCCGCTCGCGGGCGAGCCGGTGATCGACTTCGTGGTCGTCCGCGAGGGCACCGAGGGCCCGTACGTCGGCAACGGCGGCACCCTGCGCACCGGTACGCCGCAGGAGATCGCCACCGAGGTCAGCCTGAACACGGCGTTCGGCATCGAGCGCGTCGTCCGCGACGCCTTCGCCCGGGCCCAGGCCCGTCCGCGCAAGAAGCTCACCCTGGTCCACAAGAACAACGTGCTGGTCCACGCCGGCCATCTGTGGACCCGGATCTTCAACCAGGTCGCGACCGAGTTCCCCGAGGTCAGCACCGACTACCTGCACGTCGACGCGGCCACGATCTTCTTCGTCACCCAGCCCGAGCGCTTCGACGTGATCGTCACCGACAACCTCTTCGGCGACATCATCACCGACCTGGCCGCGGCCGTCACCGGCGGCATCGGCCTCGCCGCCAGCGGGAACATCAACCCCAGCGGCGAGTTCCCGTCCATGTTCGAGCCGGTCCACGGCTCGGCCCCGGACATCGCCGGACAGGGCAAGGCCGACCCGACCGCCACCGTGCTGTCCGTCGCCATGCTGCTCCAGCACCTCGGCCTGACCGACGAGGCCGCGAGGATCGAGACCGCGGTCGCCGCGGACCTCGCCGAGCGCGTCGGCAGGCCCGCCCGTTCCACCAGCGAGGTCGGCGACGCCCTCGCCGCGCGAGTAGCCGGCTGA
- the serA gene encoding phosphoglycerate dehydrogenase, translated as MSAAPTHKPVVLIAEELSPATVDALGPDFEIRHCDGADRAELLPAIADVDAILIRSATKVDAEAIAAAGKLKVVARAGVGLDNVDVPAATKAGVMVVNAPTSNIVTAAELACGLLISTARHIPAANTALKAGKWARSKYTGVELAEKTLGVVGLGRIGVLVAQRMSGFGMKIVAYDPYIQAARAAQMGVKLMSLDELLAVSDFITVHLPKTPETVGLIGDEALHKVKPTVRIVNAARGGIVDEEALAAALKEGRVAGAGLDVYAKEPCTDSPLFAFDNVVCTPHLGASTDEAQEKAGISVAKSVRLALAGELVPDAVNVQGGVIAEDVRPGLPLAEKLGRIFTALAGEVAVRLDVEVRGEITQHDVKVLELSALKGVFEDVVAETVSYVNAPLFAQERGLEVRLTTTSESPEYRNVITVRGTLTDGREVAVSGTLTGPKRIQKIVGVDTFDVDVVLTDHMAFFRYDDRPGVVGSLGRILGEAGINIAGMQVSRDDEAGDALVSLTVDSEIPQPLLTEIAAEIGAKFARSVNLSDS; from the coding sequence GTGAGCGCTGCACCCACCCACAAGCCTGTCGTTCTCATCGCGGAAGAGCTCTCCCCCGCGACCGTGGACGCGTTGGGCCCCGACTTCGAGATCCGCCACTGCGACGGCGCCGACCGGGCCGAGCTGCTGCCCGCCATCGCCGACGTGGACGCGATCCTGATCCGCTCCGCCACCAAGGTCGACGCCGAGGCCATCGCCGCCGCCGGGAAGCTCAAGGTCGTCGCCCGCGCCGGCGTCGGCCTGGACAACGTGGACGTACCCGCCGCGACCAAGGCGGGTGTGATGGTCGTGAACGCCCCGACCTCCAACATCGTCACCGCCGCCGAGCTGGCCTGTGGCCTGCTGATCTCCACCGCCCGGCACATCCCGGCCGCCAATACCGCGCTGAAGGCCGGGAAGTGGGCCCGCAGCAAGTACACCGGCGTCGAGCTGGCCGAGAAGACCCTCGGCGTGGTCGGCCTCGGCCGCATCGGCGTCCTGGTCGCGCAGCGCATGTCCGGCTTCGGCATGAAGATCGTCGCCTACGACCCCTACATCCAGGCCGCCCGGGCCGCGCAGATGGGCGTCAAGCTCATGTCGCTGGACGAGCTGCTGGCGGTCTCCGACTTCATCACCGTGCACCTCCCGAAGACCCCGGAGACCGTCGGTCTGATCGGCGACGAGGCGCTGCACAAGGTCAAGCCGACCGTCCGCATCGTGAACGCCGCCCGCGGCGGCATCGTGGACGAGGAGGCCCTGGCGGCCGCCCTCAAGGAGGGCCGGGTGGCCGGCGCCGGCCTCGACGTCTACGCCAAGGAGCCGTGCACCGACTCCCCGCTGTTCGCCTTCGACAACGTGGTCTGCACCCCGCACCTGGGCGCCTCCACCGACGAGGCGCAGGAGAAGGCCGGCATCTCGGTCGCCAAGTCGGTCCGCCTCGCCCTCGCCGGCGAGCTGGTCCCGGACGCGGTCAACGTCCAGGGCGGCGTCATCGCCGAGGACGTGCGTCCCGGGCTGCCGCTGGCCGAGAAGCTCGGCCGGATCTTCACCGCCCTGGCCGGCGAGGTCGCGGTCCGCCTCGACGTCGAGGTGCGCGGCGAGATCACCCAGCACGACGTCAAGGTGCTGGAGCTGTCGGCCCTCAAGGGCGTCTTCGAGGACGTCGTCGCCGAGACGGTCTCCTACGTCAACGCCCCGTTGTTCGCCCAGGAGCGCGGCCTTGAGGTGCGGCTGACCACGACCAGCGAGAGCCCCGAGTACCGCAATGTCATCACCGTGCGCGGCACCCTGACCGACGGCCGCGAGGTCGCCGTCTCCGGCACGCTCACCGGCCCCAAGCGGATCCAGAAGATCGTCGGCGTCGACACCTTCGACGTGGACGTGGTGCTCACCGACCACATGGCCTTCTTCCGCTACGACGACCGCCCCGGCGTGGTCGGCTCGCTCGGCCGGATCCTCGGCGAGGCCGGCATCAACATCGCGGGCATGCAGGTCTCCCGCGACGACGAGGCCGGCGACGCGCTGGTCTCGCTCACCGTGGACAGCGAGATCCCGCAGCCGCTGCTGACCGAGATCGCCGCTGAGATCGGCGCCAAGTTCGCCCGTTCGGTGAACCTCAGCGACTCCTGA